A section of the Amblyomma americanum isolate KBUSLIRL-KWMA chromosome 2, ASM5285725v1, whole genome shotgun sequence genome encodes:
- the LOC144120654 gene encoding chymotrypsinogen B-like: MKVLMLFSHAAIVSAWLASASVVYTPKNGESLVYRNVSEGYVVSPGFTNGSSYPQDFYGSVTLIAWSPNNYIKLYFEDVDLDVSGYCSGDSLEIWEGRYVANRKAFTFCGSHRPRPWISADNTVKIQFSSDFMLEGRGFRIRYKATRVSGLCNKTEFECKNRQCVPISKECNGVIDCADASDEKYCPTGAVKVQAKNASVPCGTPVHRPLTESEDRVVGGQEAVPHSWPWQVSLSRAEYEVMGHFCGGSLIAPQWVLTAAHCLRGKKTKDVLVVLGMHNRLNVSDVITRGVRIAVSHPNFKKSLRNYDLALLQLEAPVDFTDSVRPICLPTAKEDDLLARGQCFATGWGQTRGSGSFDTLKQVEMTELPFKKCLDMKKGSAGPEEQHTFCAGDQHGENGICSGDSGGPLFCSKNGSSWTIQGVANTAVLATEVGAICGAGSDSFWNRVAFHMPWIRRTMHAL; the protein is encoded by the exons TTTCAGCGTGGTTGGCGTCAGCTAGCGTAGTGTACACGCCAAAAAATGGAGAGAGCTTGGTCTACCGCAACGTCAGCGAGGGGTACGTGGTCAGCCCCGGGTTCACCAACGGCTCGAGCTACCCCCAGGATTTTTACGGCAGCGTGACGCTCATCGCCTGGTCACCGAACAAC TACATAAAGCTGTACTTCGAAGACGTCGACCTGGACGTGAGCGGCTACTGCAGTGGCGACAGCCTGGAGATTTGGGAAGGCCGCTACGTGGCCAATCGCAAGGCGTTCACCTTTTGCGGCTCACACCGCCCCCGTCCGTGGATCTCTGCTGACAACACCGTGAAGATACAGTTCAGCAGCGACTTCATGCTCGAGGGAAGAGGCTTCAGAATACGCTACAAGGCCACCCGTGTCAGCG GGCTATGCAACAAGACTGAGTTCGAGTGCAAGAACCGCCAGTGCGTCCCCATTTCAAAGGAGTGCAACGGGGTCATTGACTGCGCGGACGCGTCAGACGAAAAGTACTGCCCCACTGGTG CTGTGAAAGTGCAGGCGAAAAATGCGAGCGTGCCGTGCGGCACGCCGGTGCACCGTCCTTTGACGGAGTCGGAGGACCGGGTGGTTGGAGGCCAGGAGGCCGTACCACACTCGTGGCCCTGGCAGGTCAGCCTCAGCCGTGCCGAGTACGAGGTGATGGGACACTTCTGCGGAGGATCGCTCATCGCTCCGCAGTGGGTGCTCACCGCAGCGCACTGCCTGAGGGG GAAAAAAACGAAAGACGTGCTCGTAGTTCTCGGCATGCACAATCGCCTGAATGTCAGCGATGTGATCACCCGTGGCGTGCGCATTGCAGTGTCCCACCCA AACTTCAAGAAGTCTCTCCGGAATTACGACTTGGCGCTGCTACAGCTGGAAGCGCCGGTCGACTTCACGGACAGCGTTCGGCCCATCTGCCTGCCGACGGCCAAGGAGGACGATCTGCTGGCGCGGGGCCAATGCTTCGCCACCGGATGGGGGCAGACCAGAG GAAGTGGAAGCTTCGACACACTTAAGCAAGTCGAGATGACCGAGTTGCCTTTCAAGAAATGCCTGGACATGAAGAAGGGCTCCGCTGGTCCCGAAGAGCAACACACTTTCTGCGCTGGCGACCAGCACGGGGAGAATGGAATTTGCAGC GGAGACAGCGGTGGTCCCCTCTTCTGCTCGAAGAACGGCAGCTCGTGGACGATACAGGGCGTGGCAAACACCGCTGTGTTGGCCACAGAGGTCGGCGCCATCTGCGGTGCCGGCAGCGATTCCTTCTGGAACAGGGTCGCCTTCCACATGCCCTGGATCAGGCGCACCATGCACGCCCTATAG